A genomic window from Leishmania major strain Friedlin complete genome, chromosome 16 includes:
- a CDS encoding putative protein kinase, with amino-acid sequence MMKPSALDRIHVREDDPKELFEIIESVGIGNFGVVLKARNRATEDIVAIKQVPLSDTDKEDLDTIVKEVEILQECDHPNIVRFYGTYYSMGVLWIVMEYCEGGSVDTAYDLLRRPLSEPLIAYVCRQTLLGLRYLHERHVIHRDIKGSNLLLTKNGQVKLADFGVSTELKHTLSRRNSFIGTALWMAPEALTEKDYDSRADMWSLGITTIELAEGQPPHLGMHIARAVFFIPLNDPPTLQAKERWSPQMNMFIRRLLTKNKELRPSAATMLMDPFVDPAAVASQEEMAAVVEQLLTRRRSMDERRDGNDKSSNASAMTIVTRTSSVVGAIEGAGEEEGEGVAAIPTDEAAAQWIDEHVAPQRRASPAAGRVVARAGGGAVAAGAAAGDRGAPLGGRLMLLPLLHLEDMSFDALSGGGRTLFCSSTAGTAGVSGGGTDAVGGATTSSSGLFGAATAGGATLSSGGAANGVVGGGSRVGGSGVAQTALDGVYTGEGNGSTTTMASANRYCHPSLLLPTSGSGGVAPIVSAFPPVYGPPSHEARMVAAAAHGDALAEALHLLGYSVEGVSPLYLRCFETTTLNTVREVFLYNQYLPYTRAVSEAEAKHAQRMKLLCGTVLKNVYAATCEGTRNA; translated from the coding sequence ATGATGAAGCCATCGGCACTCGATCGCATCCACGTGCGCGAGGATGATCCCAAGGAACTGTTTGAGATTATTGAAAGCGTCGGCATCGGCAACTTTGGTGTCGTTCTCAAGGCCCGCAACCGCGCCACTGAGGATATCGTTGCTATCAAGCAGGTCCCGCTCAGCGACACGGACAAGGAGGACCTGGACACCATTgtgaaggaggtggagatCCTGCAGGAGTGTGACCACCCGAACATCGTGCGCTTCTATGGCACGTACTACTCGATGGGGGTCTTGTGGATCGTCATGGAATACTGCGAGGGCGGCTCTGTGGACACGGCATacgacctgctgcgccgtccgcTCTCGGAGCCGCTCATCGCGTACGTGTGCCGCCAGACTCTGCTCGGCCTGCGCTACCTGCACGAGCGCCACGTCATTCATCGCGATATTAAGGGCAGCAACTTGCTGCTCACCAAAAACGGCCAGGTGAAGCTGGCGGACTTTGGCGTTAGCACGGAGCTCAAGCACACGTTGTCTCGGCGCAACTCCTTCATCGGCACGGCGCTGTGGATGGCGCCGGAGGCCCTCACGGAGAAGGACTACGACAGCCGCGCCGACATGTGGTCTTTGGGGATTACCACGATCGAGCTGGCAGAggggcagccgccgcacctCGGCATGCACATTGCCCGCGCTGTCTTCTTCATCCCTCTCAACGACCCGCCAACGCTGCAGGCCAAGGAGCGCTGGTCGCCGCAGATGAACATGTTCATCCGCCGCCTGCTAACCAAGaacaaggagctgcgcccCTCTGCGGCCACGATGCTGATGGACCCCTTTGTGGAtcctgccgccgtcgcctcgcaAGAGGAGATGGCCGCAGTTGTGGAGCAGCTCCTCACGCGGCGCCGATCCATGGATGAGCGGCGAGATGGCAACGAcaagagcagcaacgcgtcGGCCATGACGATAGTCACGCGGACGTCGTCCGTGGTGGGGGCCATCGAAGGCgcgggcgaagaggagggcgagggggtcGCCGCCATCCCGACCGACGAGGCGGCTGCTCAGTGGATCGACGAGCACGTGGCGCCACAGCGGAGAGcttcgccagctgctggTCGGGTAGTTGCGAGAGCTGGTGGGGGGGCCGTGGCTGCAGGGGCTGCCGCGGGCGACCGCGGTGCCCCGCTTGGTGGGCGGCTGatgttgctgccgctgctgcacttgGAGGACATGTCCTTTGACGCACTGAGCGGGGGTGGCCGTACGCtgttctgcagcagcaccgccggtACCGCTGGCGTCAGTGgaggcggcaccgacgcTGTCGGCGGCGCAACCACATCTAGCTCCGGCCTGTTTGGCGCCGCTACTGCAGGAGGGGCGACGTTGTCGTCCGGTGGCGCGGCAAACGGTGTCGTGGGGGGCGGGTCACGTGTAGGTGGGTCTGGGGTCGCACAGACGGCGCTAGACGGCGTCTACACGGGAGAGGGCAACGGCAGCACAACCACGATGGCCAGCGCGAACCGTTACTGTCACCCGTCGCTCCTGTTGCCCACATcgggcagcggtggcgtcgccCCGATAGTGTCTGCGTTCCCTCCGGTGTACGGGCCGCCTTCTCACGAGGCCAGAATggtggccgcggctgcccaTGGCGACGCGCTAGCCGAAGCGCTCCATTTGCTGGGCTACAGTGTCGAGGGTGTCTCCCCGCTGTATCTCCGCTGCTTCGAGACGACCACGCTGAATACGGTGCGGGAAGTATTTCTGTACAACCAATACCTTCCGTATACCCGCGCGGTTTCAGAGGCGGAGGCtaagcacgcgcagcggatGAAGCTGCTCTGTGGCACGGTGCTGAAAAACGTGTACGCGGCCACGTGTGAGGGCACGCGGAATGCGTAG
- a CDS encoding putative 3-Beta-hydroxysteroid-delta(8),delta(7)-isomerase encodes MLMDGCVGVFKTNPLLTENYTKVDARYASELGSFNGSAMHVVSLMELFVKGPLCVLLYWAFQVRYPMRDALEFFACVTQAYGTIVYLGQEAISGAPNLDVDHDLTFSPHHLFYFWFAVVFGCVLYLLVPAVLGWRSYVQLRNHCTFPMQHHYSRRSDGRRSGIHLAQHM; translated from the coding sequence ATGCTCATGGacggctgcgtcggcgtcttcaAGACAAACCCGCTGCTGACGGAGAACTACACAAAGGTCGACGCGCGCTACGCGAGCGAGCTTGGCAGCTTCAACGGCTCGGCCATGCACGTGGTGTCGCTCATGGAGTTATTCGTCAAGGGCcctctgtgcgtgctctTGTATTGGGCATTCCAGGTGCGTTACCCCATGCGCGACGCCCTCGAGTTTTTCGCGTGCGTCACGCAGGCGTACGGCACCATTGTGTACCTCGGCCAAGAGGCTATCAGCGGAGCACCGAACCTCGACGTCGACCACGACCTCACCTTCAGCCCACACCACCTCTTCTACTTCTGGTTCGCAGTCGTCTTCGGCTGTGTGCTGTATCTGCTGGTACCCGCCGTGCTGGGCTGGCGCAGCtacgtgcagctgcgcaaccaTTGCACTTTCCCCATGCAGCACCACTACAGTCGCCGCAGCGATGGGCGCCGCAGTGGCATCCACCTGGCCCAGCACATGTGA
- a CDS encoding putative proteasome 26S non-ATPase subunit 9, protein MNGRSIEDIVEIEDYRAPAVDSTIGDMDKEALREELRRLDAQKAALETKLTDALQYLASTPVGLRGRLLDDEGFPRNDCDLYAVRTARNTADSTRNDLRALNEKVYSLLNELHRQTQEEAQLQMVQDAAARRQRQAAAEKRAQRMAEVQRVSRLKPCLVVAKVDANSPAEEAGLSVGMQILQYGTVTQTELIAEGLQALARETSTHEGAPIVVWVRKPGELQDDPSELVLVPQRWQGPGLLGCALDRVGDEAV, encoded by the coding sequence ATGAACGGGCGCAGCATCGAGGACATTGTCGAGATCGAGGACTACCGCGCCCCCGCGGTTGACTCCACCATAGGCGATATGGATAAGGAAGCCCTTCGTGAAGAGCTGCGTCGCCTGGACGCACAGAAGGCGGCCCTCGAGACGAAGCTGACGGACGCACTTCAGTATCTCGCATCGACCCCTGTTGGGCTTCGCGGCCGCTTGCTTGACGATGAGGGGTTCCCGCGAAACGACTGCGACCTGTACGCGGTTCGAACAGCCCGGAACACGGCCGACTCCACACGCAACGACCTGCGCGCGCTGAACGAAAAAGTATACAGCCTTCTCAatgagctgcaccgccagacgcaagaggaggcgcagctaCAGATGGTACaggacgccgctgcccgccgCCAACgacaggcagcggcggagaaGCGGGCGCAGCGCATGGCAGAGGTGCAGCGTGTCTCGCGGCTGAAGCCGTGCCTGGTGGTGGCGAAAGTGGACGCCAATAGCccggcggaggaggccggCCTCTCCGTCGGCATGCAGATCCTGCAATACGGCACGGTGACGCAGACGGAGCTGATCGCGGAGGGtctgcaggcgctggcgaggGAAACATCCACCCACGAAGGGGCGCCGATTGTGGTGTGGGTGCGGAAGCCAGGAGAGCTGCAAGATGATCCGTCCGAGCTTGTACTagtgccgcagcgctggcaaGGGCCCGGGCTGCTCGGCTGCGCCTTGGACAGAGTCGGGGACGAAGCTGTGTGA